The following proteins come from a genomic window of Alnus glutinosa chromosome 10, dhAlnGlut1.1, whole genome shotgun sequence:
- the LOC133879755 gene encoding protein ZINC INDUCED FACILITATOR-LIKE 1-like: MAEAYREGLLKKHYYENCPGCKVDQDKELQRGLPIRQLVSTWIVVLCTALPISSLFPFLYFMIRDFHIAKKEEDIGYYAGYVGSAFMLGRALTSVFWGIVADRYGRKPVIVIGIAAVVIFNTLFGLSVNFWMAITTRFLLGSLNGLLGPIKAYASEIFREEYQALGISTVSTAWGIGLIIGPALGGFLAQPADKYPNLFSKESLFGRFPYFLPCLAISIFALGVMIATCWLPETLHTHGENVSPDDSEEGLETGSSGPNVNEKTKQIEGRGPIAKESLLKNWPLMSSIIVYCVFSLHDMAYTEIFSLWAVSPRSHGGLSYSTKDVGEVLSISGLGLLVFQLSLYPYMEKLLGTVMVVRIGGVVSIPLLASYPYIALLSGLSLAFVLNCASVAKNVLSVSIITGLFLLQNRAVEQHQRGAANGISMTAMSLFKAVGPAGGGVIFSWAQKRQDAAFLPGDQLVFFILNVVEAIGVLMTFKPFLTQKVKAILR; encoded by the exons ATGGCGGAAGCGTACAGAGAGGGGCTTTTGAAGAAGCATTACTATGAGAATTGTCCCGGCTGTAAAGTAGATCAAGATAAAGAGTTGCAACGAGGATTACCCATCCGACAGCTTGTTTCTACATGGATTGTTGTCCTTTGCACAG cgCTGCCAATATCAtctctctttcctttcctttatttCATG ATTAGGGATTTTCATATtgcaaaaaaagaggaagatatTGGCTACTATGCCGGTTATGTGG GGTCTGCATTTATGCTTGGTAGAGCTCTGACATCTGTTTTTTGGGGAATTGTGGCTGATCGCTATGGTCGAAAACCTGTTATAGTTATAGGGATTGCTGCAGT GGTTATATTCAACACTCTCTTTGGCCTTAGTGTAAACTTTTGGATGGCTATTACTACAAGGTTTCTTCTGGGAAGTTTGAATGGTTTACTTGGACCAATAAAG GCATATGCAAGTGAAATTTTCCGAGAAGAATACCAAGCTTTAGGAATATCGACA GTTAGTACAGCATGGGGCATAGGATTGATTATTGGTCCTGCATTGGGAGGATTTCTCGCACAG CCGGCAGACAAATATCCAAATTTATTTTCCAAAGAATCTTTGTTTGGGAG ATTCCCATACTTCTTGCCCTGCCTTGCAATATCAATTTTTGCATTGGGAGTAATGATAGCTACTTGCTGGCTTCCG GAAACATTGCACACGCATGGAGAAAATGTGTCACCTGATGACTCGGAGGAAGGTTTAGAAACTGGATCCTCTGGGCCTAATgtaaacgaaaaaacaaaacaaattgagggAAGAGGTCCAATTGCTAAGGAAAGCCTCCTAAAGAATTGGCCTCTGATGTCATCTATCATTGTTTATTGTGTTTTCTCACTTCATGATATGGCTTACACAGAG ATATTCTCCTTATGGGCTGTCAGCCCTCGAAGTCACGGGGGTTTGAGCTACTCAACTAAGGATGTTGGCGAAGTTCTTTCAATCTCAG GTTTGGgccttcttgtttttcaacTTTCTTTATATCCGTACATGGAGAAACTTCTTGGGACCGTCATGGTTGTTCGCATCGGTGGT GTTGTATCCATACCTTTGTTAGCAAGTTACCCATACATAGCCTTGTTATCTGGATTGAGCCTCGCCTTCGTACTAAATTGTGCTTCTGTGGCGAAGAATGTCTTATCT GTGTCCATTATCACTGGCTTATTCCTTCTGCAAAACAGAGCTGTG GAGCAACACCAAAGAGGAGCTGCTAATGGCATCTCTATGACAGCAATGTCTCTATTCAAAGCAGTTGGTCCAGCTGGAGGCGGTGTAAT ATTTTCTTGGGCACAAAAGCGTCAAGATGCGGCTTTCCTTCCAG GTGACCAGTTGGTTTTCTTCATCTTGAATGTGGTTGAGGCAATTGGAGTGTTGATGACATTCAAACCATTTCTTACTCAGAAAGTAAAGGCCATTCTTAGATGA